From Triticum aestivum cultivar Chinese Spring chromosome 4A, IWGSC CS RefSeq v2.1, whole genome shotgun sequence, a single genomic window includes:
- the LOC123082421 gene encoding uncharacterized protein, whose translation MAIIKQSLIVLVLFICGAGGSTTPAPAPEPALLTQDNLCVGISTTNEEMVCVADGALACFAENVVTDELTFTPCFVTAAGECLAKDKEEPSKNHCIGLEISDLKCLGDSAWTCYNSFTGYIPPAFIACFQGRAPMCTPQ comes from the exons ATGGCCATCATCAAGCAGTCGCTCATTGTCCTAGTGCTGTTCATATGCGGAGCAGGCGGCTCCAccacaccggcgccggcgccggagccGGCGCTGCTGACGCAGGATAATCTGTGTGTCGGCATAAG CACTACCAACGAAGAGATGGTCTGCGTCGCCGACGGCGCACTGGCGTGCTTCGCCGAAAATGTAGTCACCGACGAGCTTACCTTCACGCCATGCTTCGTCACCGCCGCCGGCGAATGCTTGGCCAAGGATAAGGAGGAGCCCAGCAAGAACCACTGCATCGGCCTAGAGATCAGCGACCTGAAATGCCTTGGAGATAGCGCCTGGACCTGCTACAACAGCTTCACCGGGTACATCCCTCCCGCCTTCATCGCGTGCTTCCAAGGCAGAGCCCCCATGTGCACCCCACAGTGA